A window of Eucalyptus grandis isolate ANBG69807.140 chromosome 4, ASM1654582v1, whole genome shotgun sequence genomic DNA:
ATGCCCATCTTGAGTGCTGAAGATTTCAGTGGACCAGACTGCAGCTTTAACCATATCTTATTTTACATGCTTGAATTTTCTTCTAACTTCCATTTAAGAACAAACTAAATTACTAAGCCACGAAATATCTCACTAATCTTTTATATGTAAAGTAATGCACAAGTCAACACTAAGGTAATGTCCCTGCGCGAAGCCAGGAAGAGAGAGTTTATGTGAAAACCCCAACTTTGACACGACATGAACATGGTTAACTCAAACAGCCAGCCTCCgtcttttatttgatttacaCATAAGCCATCGCTTTCTAGGTTGTGCATACGGTATTAGTTCTTCAAATGGTCCATCACTATATTTAAAGTACAAATTTAAAGTCAACTATGTCCAGATCTATTTTGTTTCACATTAAAAGTTGGTAATTGAGTCTATTTCTCCCTTGTTATTTCAGCCGAGGCGCTTGGGTATACCAAGGCAATCCCAGCATTTCTTGACCCGAAGCTGACCAAATCAGATCTGCTTTACGGGGTCAGTTTTGCATCCGCTGCTTCCGGGTATGACGATCTCACTGCCAATATGTCGGTAAGCCttgtaaatttaatttcttttatacaACTTATAGGACGTTcttaattatttcttaattatttattgatgAATTGGTTTGATTTGTGGATAGAGTGTGCTCTCGGTGTCGCAGCAGCTGGAGTATTTTCTGCATTACAAGATCCACCTAAGGAAGTTAGTGGGCGTAAAGAAGGCAGAAGAAATCATCAACAATGCTGTGTTCGTCATGAGCATGGGAACTAATGACTTCCTCCAGAATTTCTTCCTGGACCCAACTCGCCCCAGGCAGTACTCCTTGCGAGCCTACATAAacttcttgatctcttgcatGTCTCGTGACGTTcaggttcctctctctctctctctctctctctctctctctctctctctacacgaGTAACGTCAAATTCTTGTCTAGACTGAGTCCATGTAAACTGGATGAATCGCAACCGATTGTTATGGACTCGTGTTATGATCAATGACCGAGCTTCACCCGATCCAGCACTGATCAGATCTGGTTAATTACTTTGCCCATACGTGTGCTTGTGCACACATGTATGGGACATTAACACTTTAGTACATTATGCATAACAAAACTAACTAAATATCAGAATATGTGAGACTTAATAATAATGAGACTATCTAAAAAACACATCTTCGTACCCTTTTGTTTAGTACATCTATATTGTCAATAAATGGACAACAAGCAAGCACAAAGAGAATCAGCATTCTTTTGAGTCGCAAGATCTACGGACCGCTAACTTAGACAAGTTGGCGCAAGGTCATTTGATAGTAATGCTGGTCCTATTTTACGGGCCATGGGAAAGCTAAAAGGGTTCCATGGATGACCATGATCTTCTCCCCCGCTCCCTGTGTGTTGTACGAGAGAAGGCAGTGAGCAGACAGAAGCATAAAGGCTGCAGTCAATGGGAGACCCGTAAAATGTAATGTATATATGAGGATGATTTGTTTTTTGTCCATCTCGTGTTGCAGGAAATGCACAGAATGGGGGCTAGGAGAGTGGTTGTTGTTGGAATCCCGCCTTTGGGATGCATGCCGCTTGTCAAAACCCTAAAGGACACAACCACCTGCTACCAAGCCTTCAACAACTTAAGCTTCTCGTTCAATTCTCTGATCAGGAGAAAACTGCACTCTCTGGGGAAAAGCCTGGGACTGAAGACTGCCTTCGTGGACGTTTATGCCATCGTGCTCGATGCTATCAAACGCCCCCACAGATACGGTCAGTGTGCGCCATACATCAAGGGCCGTGATCCCAACCTAGATATTCAATCTGTTCATGTCAAGCATACAAAGAGACTAAGTTTGTCGTGAAATATAACAGGTTTGACGGAGACGAGCAAAGGGTGTTGCGGGACAGGAACGATAGAGTACGGGGACACATGCAGAGGGCTGACCACATGTTCTGAGCCGGAGAAGTACGTCTTCTGGGACGCTGTTCATCCTACTGAGAAGATGTACAAGATCGTTGCTCTTGAGGCCCTTGCATTGATCGGTGAAAACGTTCTTTCCTAGAACAGCTCTCCCATGTCTTTTGTGATTTTCGATTTGCATCTTTGAATTTGTCTTCCTCCTAGGACGTGATTCTACACTAGGTGGGCATGTGATTTCAGTGTTCTAGCCAGTATGTTTGATGTATATTATCCCCACCGAATAATATATATCGCCGGAAGTTCACTTCTAGGATCGTAGGACGATCAGTCGTTCCTCAATGATTCGGTTCAGTTGCCAATGAGAATAGTCTATCTGTTCCCAACTTTTTATCCATCGACTACTGACCGATTCAAATAAAATTCTTACATTCAGAAACGCGAATTTCAGAAATTGCGCTAGGGTTTCACGTATTAGATCCATCTTTTTGTGGATTTCGGGCCcaccaaattttgaaattggcAACTTGACCACGTTGATACTTAGAAGGCCCGAATGAGAACGAAAAAAGCCCAAGATCTAGAAATctcattcaattaaaaaaacaaaaaactaataATAAGTTGACAAAATTTAACGCTTGCATTTTTATAGCATTTTCTGGGCACGCTTAACACTAGAAGCACAAAAAATGCTTTCGAACTAGCACAGGCTATGTAATATTAAAAAACTAGAATCAAAGTgtgaaaggaaattttttttaaaaaaagaaaagagatgttaaccctaaactttcaaaaataacCTTTGTGAAAGCATGGGTTCACTAGACATTAAGGGTAATTGGCCCCATGGTGGATTGGTTATGAGATCCGAACTTGGAATCTATCCTATAGGCTTTGATTCTCaaaaattgaaacttataaTCGAACCGATTATACTCGGCATAGATTAGGTATATAGGGTGCATTTGGGAGAAGCTTTTAGGAAAAGCCTTTAAGGAAATGCAAAGGCCTTTAGTCCGAATGCCTTTGGTGAAATGTaaaaactgtttggtaaactataattgAAAAGCGCATTGGGAAGCAACTTTGGGGaaatactgtttggtaaacacatATTTGGGAAGTCCTTTAGCGcgattaatttaagattttatttttttattttttaaaattgaaaacaaaaataatgatttttttaatatatttttgcactaagatgtatatataaaagagatatattaacaaattcaatgactattttttatatatatatttttgcactgagatgtatatataaaatagatatattaacaaattcaatgactttttttttttaatatatttgcactgagatgtatatataaaataaatatattaacaaattcaatgactttttttttaaaatatatttttgcactgagatgtatatataaaagagatatattaacaaaaagaaagagtaatttcattataataaacatgattacatatgcatcaaagaaagaaataggttttcattgaaaattacaaacatcCTCCTCAAGTATTTACTAAACTCATTGCTATTTAATCATATAAATACGTcatgtcaaaaaataaattgtcaTTTGAAGTACTTGCCCCCTCGTTCATATTATGAAGGTCAACTGAATATCCATAATTGGGATCCAAATCTGCTCTTGCAAAATGTCTATCATTGGTGGTATTTTGTCGTATGTAATTATGCAAAGTCATTGCTGCTATAACaatttttacttgcttttcaaAGGGGAAATTTGGCATATGCTTTaagatcttccacttcttcttcaacacacCAAAAGCTCACTCAATTTCCGATCGCAGTGAGGAAAGAGCACGATTGAATACCTCTTGATAGCCTGTAGGGATGGGACCTTGTTGAAATTCTagcaaatgatatctaacttctttGTATGGTTTTAAATAACTCGTCGAATTTGGATATTCAGCatctactaaataatatttacttgcataaatataatataaatttgatcAACATATACCATATTTATACATATTAATGTACAAAAACCATTAATTAACAAACCTGGAAGAGGATAAGGAAATTGCATATCATGTCTCCCTAAAGCTTTATAGAAAATATGAGTATCATGGGCTTGGCCCTCCCAACTAGCCTAAACATAAGTGAATTCCATATTGAAATTACACACCGCTAAGACATTTTGAGTTGGTGTACATTTTCGACCAATAAAACGAATCTAATCTTTTACAGGTATCACCGCTAAGATATGAGTGCCATCAATAGctccaattcaatcctaaaacaaaaacgcaaatattattatataatcaaaatttgcatttagttctttctttctattgaaTAATCAAAACATACCTTAAAATATAGATAAAAtcttcgattattttttatcttctccgGAAAATCCTTAAATTGCCAATCAGCTGGTTTAATCAAATCTTTTCTCATTTTACATACTTTGTCTAATACTAAGCTAAAGTACCTGCTTATAGTTTCCCTAAAGTGTTGAAAACGCTCTTGTGTTAACCTGTTACTTATACCTGtcctaaaatatgaagaaatattcCAAGCATTTTTCTAATATCAATATTCCTAGTTCCTTCAAGACCATAGCATGTTACTAAATCatgcattaaattattaaacacaATATTATCCATCCTAAACATTTGATAATACCTTATCGGATTAGCATCTTCGCCCATCAACTCTTCTAACCATGCATATTCTGTATATGATGATATCCTACAAGGTTTTTTCTGACTATATATTGCTTGATAAGCGATTGTGCCTTGA
This region includes:
- the LOC104440963 gene encoding GDSL esterase/lipase At5g45950 — protein: MAAKMRSAGAGTAAAAVAVAALLALMPLLAQAIAIEKVRQLAAKNNVTCVLVFGDSSVDPGNNNVLQTTFKGNFPPYGRDFFKGRPTGRFCNGRLATDFIAEALGYTKAIPAFLDPKLTKSDLLYGVSFASAASGYDDLTANMSSVLSVSQQLEYFLHYKIHLRKLVGVKKAEEIINNAVFVMSMGTNDFLQNFFLDPTRPRQYSLRAYINFLISCMSRDVQEMHRMGARRVVVVGIPPLGCMPLVKTLKDTTTCYQAFNNLSFSFNSLIRRKLHSLGKSLGLKTAFVDVYAIVLDAIKRPHRYGLTETSKGCCGTGTIEYGDTCRGLTTCSEPEKYVFWDAVHPTEKMYKIVALEALALIGENVLS